In the genome of Carnobacterium viridans, one region contains:
- a CDS encoding NAD(P)H-dependent oxidoreductase, which yields MKTLVILSHPEIKESGSQQYLLSSIPENKNITVHHLESIYPDFNIDVEKEQELLKRHDRIIFQFPFYWYTAPALLKKWQDDVLADGFAYGKKGKALIGKEFGLVLSIGVKKEEYQAGGREGFSIDELTKPFQAMALKTGMTFLKTLPIFQFSYLTENQKMSLLIRYQQYLTREKDDSLEARERWFIQELSETDVTKLNNGDQFVLDQAIEFIEENRDTIDELKIVLDQMK from the coding sequence ATGAAAACTCTAGTGATCCTATCTCATCCTGAAATTAAGGAGTCAGGAAGTCAGCAGTATTTGCTGAGTTCGATTCCTGAAAATAAAAATATTACCGTTCATCATTTGGAATCCATTTATCCTGATTTCAACATAGACGTAGAAAAAGAACAAGAGCTATTAAAAAGACACGATCGAATCATTTTTCAGTTTCCTTTTTACTGGTATACAGCTCCTGCATTATTGAAAAAATGGCAAGATGATGTACTGGCAGATGGTTTTGCTTATGGTAAGAAAGGGAAAGCATTAATCGGAAAAGAATTTGGGTTAGTATTGAGTATTGGTGTGAAAAAAGAAGAATACCAAGCTGGAGGACGTGAAGGATTCAGTATTGATGAGTTGACAAAACCCTTTCAAGCGATGGCATTGAAGACTGGAATGACGTTTCTTAAAACATTGCCTATTTTTCAATTTAGTTATTTAACAGAAAATCAAAAAATGAGTCTATTGATTCGCTATCAACAATATTTAACTCGTGAAAAAGATGATAGTTTAGAAGCTCGAGAAAGATGGTTCATCCAAGAATTATCAGAGACGGATGTGACTAAATTAAATAATGGCGATCAATTCGTTCTAGACCAAGCAATTGAATTTATAGAAGAAAATAGAGATACAATAGATGAATTGAAGATTGTTTTAGATCAAATGAAATAG